One Carassius auratus strain Wakin unplaced genomic scaffold, ASM336829v1 scaf_tig00013757, whole genome shotgun sequence DNA window includes the following coding sequences:
- the LOC113074126 gene encoding serine/threonine-protein kinase pim-2-like: MKKFAYEFFCGTRAYCPPEVNVKGRYHAKPMTVWSLGVLLFKMVCGYYPTDLDLHLISEKNWTRPELSRECCQMICACLEPEPQQRLNLEKMRLHDWFKVLE; this comes from the exons ATGAAGAAATTTGCCTACGAATTCTTTTGTG GCACAAGAGCATACTGTCCACCAGAGGTCAATGTGAAGGGCAGGTACCATGCAAAACCGATGACGGTGTGGTCATTGGGTGTCCTACTGTTTAAAATGGTGTGCGGATATTATCCCACAGACCTCGACCTGCACTTGATCAGTGAGAAAAACTGGACCAGACCTGAGCTGTCAAGAG AATGCTGCCAGATGATTTGCGCTTGTCTGGAGCCTGAGCCACAGCAGAGACTCAATCTGGAGAAGATGCGTCTCCATGACTGGTTTAAG